The following are from one region of the Vicugna pacos chromosome 9, VicPac4, whole genome shotgun sequence genome:
- the CDH16 gene encoding cadherin-16 yields MVPAWLWLLCLFVPQVFPEAQPAELCVEVPENYGGNFPLYLTKLPLPCEEAEGQLVLSGNSSTAAEGPFAVDPESGFLLLTRALDREEQAEYQLQVTLEAEDGRVLWGPQSVLVRVKDENDQVPHFTQAIYKVRLSQGTRPGIPFFFLEASDGDEPGTANSDLRFHILNQSPAEPSPDMFQLEPQLGALALSPKGSTSLDQGLERPYQLLIQVKDMGDQASGHQSTATIDVSIVENTWVPLDPVHLAENLQVPYPHHIAQVHWSGGDVHYHLESQPPGPFDVHAEGKLYVTGELDREAQAEYLLQVWAQNSRGENYTEPLELHVVVMDENDNAPVCPPRGPPISIPELSPPGTEVARLSVEDLDAPGSLNSHVVYLLLSPEPEEGAEGRAFELNSTSGSVTLGPAPLQAGQNVLIQVLAIDRGGAEDGLSSTCEIAVTVTDINDHAPEFTTSQIEPVSLPEDAEPGTLVATLMAADADLEPAFRLMDFAIEAGDAGGTFGLDWEPDSGYVQLRLLKNLSYEAAPSHKLVVVVRSVAELVGPGPGPGATATVTVLVERVVPPPKLDQDSYEVSAPVSEPAGSFLLTIRPSDPTSRPLRFSLVNDSEGWFCIEEFSGEVHTARLLQGARPGDMYTVLLEAQDADEPMLRTSATLTIHFLKAPSAPAPTLAPVPARHLCTPRQDHGVVVSGSREDPGLASVHGPYSFALGPNPTVQRDWRLQALNGSHAYLTLGLHWVEPREHVVPVVVSHNAQMWQIQVRVIVCRCNVEGQCMRKVGRMKGMPTKMSAVGILVGTLIAIGIFLILIFTHLTLARKKELDQPVDSVPLKVAV; encoded by the exons ATGGTCCCTGCCTGGCTGTGGCTGCTCTGCCTTTTCGTCCCCCAG gttttccctgaggCCCAGCCCGCAGAGCTGTGTGTGGAAGTCCCAGAAAACTATGGTGGAAATTTCCCTTTGTACTTGACCAAG CTGCCGCTGCCCTGTGAGGAGGCTGAAGGCCAGCTTGTGCTGTCAGGAAACTCAAGCACAGCAGCTGAGGGCCCCTTTGCTGTGGATCCAGAGTCTGGCTTCCTGCTGCTGACCAGAGCCCTGGACCGAGAGGAACAGGCAGAGTACCAGCTACAG GTCACCCTGGAGGCTGAGGATGGACGTGTCCTGTGGGGCCCACAGTCTGTGCTTGTGCGTGTTAAGGATGAGAATGACCAGGTGCCCCATTTCACCCAGGCCATCTACAAAGTTCGGCTGAGCCAGGGCACCAGGCCTG GTATCCCCTTCTTCTTCCTTGAGGCTTCAGATGGGGATGAGCCAGGCACAGCCAACTCAGATCTTCGATTCCATATCCTGAATCAGTCCCCAGCCGAGCCTTCCCCAGACATGTTCCAGCTGGAGCCTCAGCTGGGCGCTCTGGCCCTCAGCCCCAAGG GGAGCACCAGCCTAGACCAGGGTCTGGAGAGGCCCTATCAGCTATTGATACAGGTCAAGGACATGGGTGACCAGGCTTCGGGCCACCAGTCTACTGCCACCATAGATGTCTCCATAGTAGAGAACACCTGGGTGCCCCTAGATCCTGTCCACCTGGCAGAGAATCTCCAAGTTCCATACCCACACCACATTGCTCAG GTACACTGGAGTGGGGGGGATGTGCATTATCACCTGGAGAGCCAGCCCCCTGGACCCTTTGATGTTCATGCGGAGGGGAAACTCTACGTGACCGGGGAGCTGGACCGAGAAGCCCAGGCTGAG TACCTGCTCCAGGTGTGGGCTCAGAATTCCCGTGGAGAGAACTACACAGAACCTCTGGAACTGCATGTGGTGGTCATGGATGAGAATGACAACGCACCTGTCTGTCCCCCACGTGGCCCCCCAATCAGCATCCCTGAGCTCAGCCCCCCAG GCACCGAGGTGGCTAGGCTTTCGGTGGAGGACTTGGATGCCCCTGGTTCCCTCAATTCCCATGTTGTGTATCTGCTGCTGAGCCCTGAgcctgaggagggggcagaggggagagccTTTGAGCTGAACTCCACCTCGGGCAGTGTGACACTGGGGCCTGCCCCACTCCAAGCTGGACAGAACGTCTTGATTCAGGTGCTGGCCATTGACCGAGGAGGAGCAGAGGATG GCCTCAGCAGCACCTGTGAGATTGCTGTCACGGTCACGGACATCAATGACCATGCCCCTGAGTTCACCACTTCCCAG ATTGAGCCTGTAAGCCTCCCTGAGGACGCAGAGCCTGGGACTCTGGTGGCTACACTCATGGCCGCTGATGCTGACCTTGAGCCTGCCTTCCGCCTCATGGACTTTGCCATTGAGGCTGGGGATGCGGGGGGGACCTTTGGCCTGGATTGGGAGCCAGACTCTGGGTATGTTCAGCTGCGACTCCTCAAG AACCTCAGCTATGAGGCAGCCCCAAGTCACAAGTTGGTAGTGGTGGTGCGGAGTGTGGCAGAGCTGGTGGGGCCAGGCCCAGGACCGGGAGCCACAGCCACCGTGACTGTGCTGGTGGAAAGGGTGGTGCCACCCCCCAAGTTGGACCAGGACAGCTACGAGGTCAGTGCCCCAGTCAGTGAACCAGCTGGCTCCTTCCTGTTGACCATCCGGCCCTCAGACCCCACGAGCCGTCCCCTCAG GTTCTCCCTGGTCAATGACTCAGAGGGCTGGTTCTGCATCGAGGAGTTCTCCGGGGAGGTGCACACAGCCCGGCTCCTACAGGGTGCCCGGCCTGGGGACATGTACACAGTACTCCTGGAGGCCCAGGATGCAG ATGAACCAATGCTGAGAACCTCTGCGACCCTCACAATCCACTTCCTGAAGGCCCCTTCTGCCCCTGCCCCGACTCTGGCCCCTGTGCCCGCCCGACACCTCTGCACACCCCGCCAGGACCATGGTGTGGTTGTTAGTGGATCCAGAGAGGACCCTGGCCTGGCCAGTGTGCACGGTCCCTACAGCTTTGCCCTTGGTCCCAACCCCACGGTGCAGCGGGATTGGCGCCTTCAGGCTCTCAATG GGTCCCATGCCTACCTCACCCTGGGCCTTCATTGGGTGGAGCCACGTGAACACGTAGTCCCCGTGGTTGTCAGCCACAATGCCCAGATGTGGCAGATCCAGGTCCgag TGATCGTGTGTCGCTGCAACGTGGAGGGGCAGTGTATGCGCAAGGTGGGCCGCATGAAGGGCATGCCCACGAAAATGTCGGCGGTGGGCATCCTCGTGGGCACCCTGATAGCAATAG gcatcttcctcatcctcatcTTCACCCACTTGACCCTCGCGAGGAAGAAGGAGCTAGATCAGCCAGTGGATAGTGTACCTCTGAAGGTGGCAGTTTGA
- the CIAO2B gene encoding cytosolic iron-sulfur assembly component 2B, with protein sequence MVGGGGMGGGLLENANPLIYERSGERPVTAGEEDEQVPDSIDAREIFDLIRCINDPEHPLTLEELNVVEQVRVQVSDPESTVAVAFTPTIPHCSMATLIGLSIKVKLLRSLPQRFKMDVHITPGTHASEHAVNKQLADKERVAAALENTHLLEVVNQCLSARS encoded by the exons ATGGTGGGCGGCGGCGGGATGGGGGGCGGCCTCTTGGAGAACGCTAACCCCCTCATCTACGAGCGCTCTGGGGAGCGGCCAGTGACCGCGGGCGAGGAGGACGAGCAGGTTCCAGACAGCATCGACGCCCGCGAGATCTTCGAT CTGATTCGCTGCATCAATGACCCGGAGCATCCACTTACACTAGAAGAATTGAACGTAGTAGAGCAAGTCCGGGTTCAG GTGAGCGACCCCGAGAGCACAGTGGCCGTGGCCTTCACACCCACCATTCCACACTGCAGTATGGCCACCCTTATTGGCCTGTCCATCAAAGTCAAGCTTCTGCGATCCCTTCCCCAGCGTTTTAAG ATGGATGTGCACATAACACCAGGGACCCATGCCTCGGAGCATGCAG TGAACAAGCAGCTTGCAGATAAAGAGCGGGTGGCAGCTGCCCTGGAGAACACCCACCTGCTGGAGGTTGTGAACCAGTGCCTGTCAGCCCGCTCCTGA
- the RRAD gene encoding GTP-binding protein RAD, giving the protein MTLNGGGSGAGGSRGGGRERERRRGSTPWGPAPPLHRRSMPVDERDLQAALTPGALTTAEAGTGAQGPRVDWPEGSSDSLSSGGSDSDESVYKVLLLGAPGVGKSALARIFGGVEDGPEAEAAGHTYDRSIMVDGEEASLMVYDIWEQDGGRWLPSHCMAMGDAYVIVYSVTDKGSFEKASELRVQLRRVRQTDDVPIILVGNKSDLVRSREVSLDEGRACAVVFDCKFIETSAALHHNVQALFEGVVRQIRLRRDSKEANARRQAGTRRRESLGKKAKRFLGRIVARNSRKMALRAKSKSCHDLSVL; this is encoded by the exons ATGACTCTGAACGGCGGCGGAAGCGGAGCGGGAGGGAGCCGTGGCGGGGGCCGCGAGCGCGAACGCCGTCGGGGCAGCACACCCTGGGGCCCCGCGCCCCCTCTGCACCGCCGAAGCATGCCGGTGGACGAGCGCGATCTGCAGGCAGCGCTGACTCCGGGAGCTCTAACAACGGCGGAGGCCGGAACAGGGGCCCAGGGTCCGAGGGTGGACTGGCCCGAGGGCTCCTCCGACTCTCTCAGCTCCGGAGGCAGCGACTCAGACGAGAGCGTTTACAAGGTGTTGCTGCTGGGCGCGCCTGGCGTCGGCAAAAGCGCTCTGGCGCGCATTTTCGGTGGTGTAGAGGATGGCCCTGAAGCAGAGGCCGCAG GGCACACATATGATCGCTCCATCATGGTCGATGGAGAAGAAGCATCACTCATGGTCTATGACATTTGGGAGCAG GATGGGGGCCGCTGGCTTCCCAGCCACTGCATGGCCATGGGTGATGCATATGTCATCGTGTACTCGGTGACAGACAAGGGCAGCTTCGAGAAGGCCTCAGAGCTTCGGGTCCAGCTGCGGCGGGTGCGGCAGACAGATGACGTGCCCATCATCCTAGTGGGCAACAAGAGCGACCTTGTGCGTTCTCGTGAGGTCTCCTTGGATG AGGGCCGAGCCTGCGCCGTGGTCTTCGACTGCAAGTTCATTGAGACGTCGGCTGCACTGCACCACAATGTCCAGGCGCTGTTCGAAGGTGTTGTTCGCCAGATCCGCCTGCGCAGGGACAGCAAAGAGGCCAACGCACGTCGGCAAGCCGGTACCCGGCGGCGAGAGAGCCTCGGCAAAAAGGCGAAGCGCTTCCTGGGCCGCATCGTCGCGAGAAACAGCCGCAAGATGGCCTTACGTGCCAAGTCCAAGTCCTGCCATGACCTCTCCGTGCTCTAG